In Mesorhizobium sp. J428, the genomic window CACCTTCTCCCACAGGGGGAGAAGGGGTAAGGTCGCGTCTATGCCGCATCGGCCCACGCCACCTCGCAAGAAGGCCTTCGCCCGCGCCTTGCGGCACGAGCCGACGGAGGCCGAGGCCCGCCTGTGGGAGGAACTGCGCGACCGGCGACTCGACGGGATCAAGTTCCGACGGCAGGTGTCGTTCGATCCCTACATCGCCGATTTCTTCTGCGCGCAGGCGAAGCTGGTCATCGAGGTTGACGGATCGCAGCATGGAGGCTCGATCAGCGACCGGAGCCGGACGGCATTCTTCAACGGTCTCGGCCTCCGCGTCCTGCGGTTCTGGAACGACGAGGTGCTACAAGAGATGAGCCCCGTCTGCGACACGATCATCGCCTATGTTCGGGATCAGACATTGCAGCCGTGGCGATGACACGCGACGCCCCCTTCTCCCCTTGTGGGAGAAGGTGTCGGCGAAGCCGACGGATGAGGGGTGTTGGCAGGATCACGACTTTCAAGATTAGCTACCGCCTAGCCTCGCCGGCCCCGCGAAACCGCCACCGCCTCACTCAGTCCAGCATCCCTCATCCGTCGCGTTGTCTCGGACTTGACCGCTGGCAAGTCCAAAGACCACACCTTCCCCGTAAAGAGAGTTGCGCCCTAAAGCTGGTGAAAATAATAAACGATAGTCAATCACCCTTGAGTGAAATCATCGCGTAACTGACGCTGCTCATTCGCATGTGCGGAAACTATACTGTCCACATTTATCTCGACAATCTTCTGATACAAGACTTCAGGCGACAAGACATCTACCTGATCAGTAACAGATTTTGTTTCTGGTGCTGCACCCAAAATCTCACTCACTGCAGATAGGCGAGAGTCAGTAGTCTCGATGTGTTCTAGAATAGCCTTGTGGCTAAGGCCATCATACAGCCCACTTACAAAATGCCTCGCATTGTTGACGATCCCATCGAGGGCTTCGCCACCTTTCTTGTCGGAGCGCAACCCCAATATCTTGCCGTAGTCCACAGCATATATAGCGAAAGAGCGAACCTTCAGTCCGTCAACGTCGAAGTACTCATAGTTGTTATCAATTAAATGTATTATGCGTTGCGCCCAAAGGTCTTTAAGGGCATCGCTTGCAGCGTCAATATCCTTTGAAACAGAGAAAATCTTTGACTTATTGCTAAGGCATTTCATAAAAATGCTGTCAAATAACTTTAGAGAACTGATAGATGCGTCAGGAAAATTCGCGATCTTAGTGGTCGTGAAATAACTTATCACAGATGCTTGGACAGCTCTCAAAGTTATAGGAAGGTGGGCTGCCCCGTGAGTCGCGCAACATTCAGCAACCATCGCTAGGAAATCTCTAGGATTGCCCTCGGATGCTCGAACAAAATAGTCAAAAGCATCAGCAGATTCGAAAATGTGAGTAAATAATCTCTCAAATATCCTTGTAACGTTGCCGATCACAATTTTCTTGTCATAGTAAAAGTCATAGTCGTACTTGCTAAGGGCATACTCTTCAAGAAGGTGCTTTATTAGAATATATAAAAGAAAGTGTCGAACTGCCCGTCTGTCTAAGTCAAAAGTAAATATATGATTTAGGTCAGCTAACTCCGTAATATCTATCCCGGGCTGAAGACCTATCCTCCGACTTTTGACTGTTGCCGTAAATTGAGTAAGGAATTTAAGTGCGGCAATTTTACATGATATCCGATTAGAAGTGCCAATTGTCCGTCTTAGCAATTCAGAAAATATGGGCTGTACTGAGGTGTCAATCTGAGACCACTCGTCAATCAAAATAACTATTTGTTCTACTTGCAGGGCCTCGACTAACTCATCAAGTCCTTCTCTGATTTCAGCGAAGTCAATGAAATGGCTTGCTTTAATCACCAGTTCGACAAATTCCTCTCGGGAAGTCGAGGCTGACGCAGACCCACTAAGTTTCGCATCGGCGCCAACTGCAGAAAGTGCGATTCCAGCGTCACCTTGTTTTGCGGTTTCATTTTTTGTTCGGATGGACTTTGTATAACCATTGATGCGTTCGCGCATCCGCTGGCCATCCAGCGATTTCCGGAGGCGTTTGATAGCAGCTTTGAATTTGCTTTGAACGGCTTGGCTTTTTAGATGAGACCACGTATCGGCGTGGCGCTCATCAATATTTTCAACCTGCTTAACGAAAGTCGCGATTTGCTCAATGCAGCCATTTAGAAAGCCCGAAAAAAAGCTCTCGACGATGTCTTCTTCAGTTAGATCCGGTGAAATTCGGCTTATATCAAGCATCCGCATGTCAAAATATACAGGAAGAACCCTATATTTCGCGAAGTTGTGAAGACAAATCTCCTCAAAGCATTTTAGTATATGCGTCTTACCGGTTCCATTGCGTCCATATATTACTTGTGTATTTCGACTGGAGAGTAGATCAAGGTCAATAACAGGGACAAAGCTCGGAAAAAAGGCAGATAGGTCGCTAGATTTTTCAGCCCTATGCCGAAGCGACGAGAGAAGCCCAAGAATTTCCGTGTCAGAGAAACCTGACGATTCACCCGTCTTGGCAGTCTTATTTTGTTGAGGCGTTTTCTTTATCATAACGTCTTTTCATGCTCTGGACCGCAGTCCTACCGATGCGACTCGCTAGCATCTAAGGATGCCATATACGGATTACCCTTAATAGGGCTTCAGCTTAAAAGCGGCTCAACAGTAATTGTACGCAAACGGGAGGTGTAACCTTACTTTACTGTCCCGCATTATACGCGGCAATCGCCGCCGTATTGACGATATCACCGTCCTTAGCGCTCAGCCCACGATCTGCACCGGCTTGTTGAGCCCCACCAGC contains:
- a CDS encoding endonuclease domain-containing protein; translated protein: MPHRPTPPRKKAFARALRHEPTEAEARLWEELRDRRLDGIKFRRQVSFDPYIADFFCAQAKLVIEVDGSQHGGSISDRSRTAFFNGLGLRVLRFWNDEVLQEMSPVCDTIIAYVRDQTLQPWR